TTAGTTCTATTACGAAAGAAGATATAGAAAAATTTTATCGAGAATACTATAATCTCGAGAACGCTGTGTGGGTCATTCTCTCTCCGCAAGTATCTGGTGCAGATGAGAAAATACATCTTGAGGAAACCTTACGTCCTTTTGTTGATGCAAGCGAGAAAGTGTCAATCGATCATGATGCGAGAGAAACAATGGGAAGTGTCCATGATCAGAGGATAGTTGCCTCATCAGAAGATACATCATTTCTCGTAGCTGAAGCATTTCGTACGACGGATATTTTTGATCAAGAAAATATTCTTCGTATCGATCTTCTCCGTTCTATCATCGCCTCTGGGTGGATTTCTTGGGCAAATAAAATACTACGTACCGAGAAAAGTCTCATCTATTGGGCACGCAGTGTTTTCAGTCAATTTCATGATAGGGGATATGTAGCTTTCCTCTTTGATGTGCAAAATTCTTCCAAGACTGAAGCCATCACCCTCTTCGACAGATTGATAGAAGATTCGAAGGATATCGAAAAAATGAGTGAACATCTGGATGCACACAAGAACGCTTTTGCAACACGATTTCTCCGCGTGTATCATAACCCAGAAGATCTCTTGTGGTGGTATGGATACCCTGCTTTATTTGGTATTGTCAAAGAGTCTCCCAAAGAATATTTGCATCAACTGAAACAATTGAAAGCAGAAGAGCTCGTTTCTGTCGCAGAAAAAACTTTTACGAAGGAAAAGAGGAGTGTCATAGAGATTAGTTAGTATGTATGGTATTTCTGTGACATATAATCATTACTATGAATTTCAAGAATTTCCGCGTAGTATAGGCATTTATTGAGAATTTATAGAAAAGAGCCATTGACAAGGCTCTTTTTTTAGTGTATAATATAAATTTGATAGTCAAATGGGTTGATTATTGAAAGTTTTTTGAAAAAGGAGTCGCAAATGAAAGTAATGAAGAAATTTGTCGCTTTCATGGCGACACATAAAGAGCAGATTGCTCTCATTGCTACCGGACAAGGTGTGATGAGCGTGATCAATTGGCTCTATGATAATCCTCTTTACATAGGGGTTATCGCGTATTTCGGACCAGTGGTAGGCGGGGCAATGATGACAGCGGGTTCGCTTGTCATTTGTCTCGGCCTTATCCTCTTCTATAATAAGAAGGGTGTAGACTGGCTTGGAGTAGGAGCACTTGACGCGGTGAAGGAGATTTCTCTGGAATACGCCAAGAAGCTCGTTGAATGGAGGTCAGATTCGATTTTTGGTAAGATA
This DNA window, taken from Candidatus Moraniibacteriota bacterium, encodes the following:
- a CDS encoding pitrilysin family protein; its protein translation is MQVSHFENILEGKGGKFLSIHCPHLQVSIASVWFEAGSIYDPLGKEGLAHFFEHLLLQKTKKEPSRTQRLYTLESRGIDFYAYTNKDSAYYYHIQEPEKTKESLGLLALGIADFVFDETDIEKERNVILSEKDTYDGNRDEKVWDFLFDGLYHGSVFAHNPFGDAHSISSITKEDIEKFYREYYNLENAVWVILSPQVSGADEKIHLEETLRPFVDASEKVSIDHDARETMGSVHDQRIVASSEDTSFLVAEAFRTTDIFDQENILRIDLLRSIIASGWISWANKILRTEKSLIYWARSVFSQFHDRGYVAFLFDVQNSSKTEAITLFDRLIEDSKDIEKMSEHLDAHKNAFATRFLRVYHNPEDLLWWYGYPALFGIVKESPKEYLHQLKQLKAEELVSVAEKTFTKEKRSVIEIS